In Gemmatimonadota bacterium, a single genomic region encodes these proteins:
- a CDS encoding histidine phosphatase family protein — protein MIYIIRHGETALNATAVVQPSDTPLNGRGKRQAQLLADHLAELGVAHVVASDLLRAAMTAEPIALATSSSVEHTPLLQERNFGDIRGTPYAELDRDIFAQGYEPPNGESVEVFDRRVREAWAYVVETRQRLDGTLAVVTHGLVCGSLLQQSLELPPRMPAPELFANSSLTIVEQAAPHRVHLLNCVAHLDTAAADEGRVSSPV, from the coding sequence GTGATCTACATCATCCGCCACGGGGAGACAGCGCTCAACGCCACCGCCGTGGTGCAGCCGTCCGACACGCCCCTCAATGGGCGCGGGAAGCGTCAGGCGCAGCTGCTAGCGGACCACTTGGCGGAGCTCGGCGTGGCGCATGTGGTCGCTAGCGATCTGCTGCGTGCCGCCATGACTGCCGAGCCGATCGCGCTCGCCACGTCTTCCTCGGTCGAGCACACCCCGTTGCTGCAGGAACGGAACTTCGGTGACATTCGCGGCACCCCGTACGCCGAGCTCGACCGTGACATCTTTGCCCAGGGCTACGAGCCGCCGAACGGAGAGAGCGTGGAAGTCTTCGACCGTCGTGTGCGGGAGGCTTGGGCCTACGTCGTCGAGACCAGACAGCGCCTGGACGGAACCCTGGCTGTCGTTACCCACGGGCTGGTCTGCGGCTCGCTCTTGCAGCAAAGCCTGGAGCTGCCGCCGCGTATGCCGGCGCCCGAGCTGTTTGCCAATTCGAGTCTGACGATCGTCGAGCAGGCAGCTCCCCATCGCGTGCACCTGCTCAACTGTGTTGCGCACTTGGACACGGCTGCTGCTGACGAGGGCCGGGTTTCGTCGCCGGTTTGA